Part of the Zonotrichia albicollis isolate bZonAlb1 chromosome 2, bZonAlb1.hap1, whole genome shotgun sequence genome, CAAGCACTTCAAAGAAGCTTTTGCACTTTGTTTGTAGGATTTCCTAGCAATTTGTAAAGTTAAGATACCATCTCAGTTAATGAACAACCAAACTGTCTTAACTGCTAGAAACTataacaaaaatgcaaaaatgtcTGCTGGGTTTGGATTTGGTTTTAGTCATTGTCATTAGCTAATGACAAGAATGTTTGATATGGAAATCtttcaagaaaaaatatttatgtctTGAAGAGTGTTTCCACTGTAATTTTATTTGTTAAATAGCTGGGATGAGGAAGCCAAGACATAACCATAttctggcaggaaaaaaaaaaagcaaagtcaAAGTGAAATCAAATGGACAAAATTATGGTGAAATACCCCAAGGAAAGCTAGAATATACTTTTATCCTTAAGATAGCGTTTACACCTTCCCTTTGTACTTTTCCTAACATGATCTTTCACCAGAGACttcatttaaattttgtttattATCAAATTGGTGAATAAATGCAAGTAACAATGCTTTAAGAGTCAAAgttgaaataaaatgtttgaaTTGACCCCATAATATTTTTCTAAGTTTATCTTTTTGGCtaaagatttcatttttttatctccagcaaattttaaattatctaCAACTTCTTTTTGAAGAAACTCagcaattttttccccccaaaatccatgcTTTTGCATTTCTGCTTAAAAAACGTGACCCAACAACTACTACCCATAAATTCACCCTCCTTGAACGCTACCTACCTGCAGGTAACATTTCTTCTCCTTGGCCACAGAGACAAAGGGAAGGATGAGAAGAGCTTTCTTACGAGTCTCCAGGACTCGCTTCAAAATCAGCAATTCTGCGACCAGAGTCTTTCCAGCACTGGTAGGAGCTTGAAaagaaagggggggggggggggattaattaatttttaaagtttaaaaaataaatccaaaagcATCACAACTCTAGCATAGAAGGCAGTTACTGGAGAACTTGGGGTGGGACTCTTCAGTTGATGTCTCTCACCCACAACCACATTTGCAGTCACCCCTATAAAGAGTCAGGAAGACTAAAATCACCCACCTCTCCTCCAAGTTCCTCAtcctcccagtgctgctctAGAACCTTTTTCCCATGAAGGGGGGACAACCAACTGTCATTTCCTACAGATTTCTCGTCCAccattcctccttctccttttgcATTACTTcccctcctgcacacacaccccaCACACAATATGTGATGAAAAATGACAAATGGACTGAAAAAAAAGCTAATAGCAAATAACATTCTCAGAAGTATGTATATCTTCAATTGTTGGTATCATTCAGTTCCTAGCTGACAGTCTGCAATAAAAGAGAGTCACCATTAGCTGACTCCTAATTATCAATTTCTAAAGGAACTTTAAGAGAAAATGGGGCAAAAAGTCTCTCTCCACATCTGGAAAGAAGATCATTAAGTCAAGTTTGAGGTACAGAAATGGGACAGATCTTAAGATGTCTCCAGAAGATAATCGTGACCTTTCTACCTGTCAGATCCAAATGTCTCAGCACCAGTAAGTCCTTGTAAATGGCAGTGGAAAAGTTAGGGGGGCACTGGTTTTGTCAGGTGTTTGCATACCTGAGTAAACGAGGTTCTTTCCTTCCAGAACTTGTCCAAGCATCAGGCATTCTGCTTGCCACTCAAACATCTGCACTACTCCCAGGCTGTGGTATTTCTCCAAAACTGCTTTGGGAAGATCCCAGCTTGCAAGGAGCAGCTTGTCTGCTTGGTCTTCAGGAACATTTACCTGCTGATATTGCCCTttgaaaggagaaaataaaaataaaatttaaaaagtcaagTATCATCTTTGCATCTGAGGTCATTTAGGTTATACACCCAAATGTCAAACTTCTCTACAAACTCCTGTATTACAAGAAAAGGCAATAAACTATCTGCCCTATACTTTTCAATATTTTGTGTGGATGGTTCACCATTTTTCTTATCTtctgacatttttttttcaatttttcctcCTGTAAGATTTTCCACATTCAATTAATTTCTTCACCAAACTCTTGTCCTGGTATTTGCTTTTGAGACAGAGCAGCCATTACCAAATACATAGTCAGGGAGAGTTTCAGCACTGATTGATGTAATAGCACTGCAATCTATTTGCCATCTTGTCTTCACCCACACCATTCCCCTTTTAAGAAGTTACTGCTACTGAAATTTCATTAATTCTCACTGATTACAGAACTGCCcagtgttttttgttttacagaTGAATGAAAACCACAACCTAAAGCAAACAAGCAGCCCAAGATACTCTGTACAGTGTGTCATATTTCAGTTTATTAACACTGATAGCATCTTCACAATACTGCCAGTTCCTCTAGCTTAATTAAGTTCCTTGCTGATTATTTCTTGTCTTAGTAACCCTAAACAACTTTGTGCTGACTACAGACActgcctcctccctctccttctcctctgttttttcAAGCCATTAAGAAAACTTGAGCTTTTTGTCCCATCCAGGTTTCTGAGGCACAGGAATGCCTCCCCTATCACCCATAAATATATTTAGTTCCTGTAAAAGCATTTTGTGAAAGACCTTGTCAAATTGAGATGAAAACCAAGTAATTGTGTGTACTGACTCTACTGCACCCATTCTTCTATTGGTACATTCAAAATTCTAAAAGAAACTTCCCACCATTGTTGACAGCATAAGGGCAGGCTAGATGAATAATACCAGCCTGCATAAGCAGCCAGCATTTCTTCTCTCATCACACCAAAAATTTTAACTGCTGCCTTGAGGTTAACCCCAATCTaggctgtcactgctgcacGATCAGTCTCCTCTACACAGCTTTGCTTCACTTTGTGTAATCAAAGTACCATAAAATACTAAACAAAAATTTATGCACCATTGGGTGCATAAACAGAAATATGCTACAAAGCAGGGCAGACTTCCCAAGGGGAATTCAGAGGAGACCAGAATTGTCCATCCTAAACTGTGACTGTGGTGGGTTGAACCTGGCAGGACACCAGGTGCTACCCAAAGCTACCCAAAGTCACTCCCCTCCTCAACAGGACAGGAGAGACAAAATACAGTGAAAGGTTCATGAGTGAAGAAAAGGACAGGGAAAGACCACCCACCAACTaccatcacaggcaaaacacTTGACTTGGGGAGAATTAATTTATTACTAATCAAACCAGAATaggataatgaaaaataaagcaaaatctTAAAACCACCTACCCCCTACTCTTCCCTTATTTTCAGGCTCAACTGTACTCACAATTTTTTCTACCTCCttttccacagcagcacaaggggaCGGGGAATGGGAGTTGCAGTCACTTCATCACACattggctctgctgctccttcctcctcaaagaggagctcctcacactcctccATACTCCTGCCCCAGTGTGGGCTCCCTCTCACAGGAGACAGtctccatgaacttctccaaCATGAGTCCTTCCCACAGTTCTTCATGAACTGCTCCAGTTCATGTCCCCCATGGGGTCACAagtcctgccagcaaacctgctccagcatgggctcctctctccacaggtcctgccaggaaCCTGCTTCAATGTTGGCTTCCCACAGGGCCACAGCCTCCTTTGGGCATCCACTCACTCCAGCACGGGGTTCTCCACGAGCTGCAGGCAGATCTCTGCtccaccatgggctgcaggtggtgACAGCctgcctcaccatggtcttcaccacaggctgcaggcaaATGTCTGCTCTGGCACCTCAAGGGCCTCCTCCCACTCTGTCCTCACTGACCTTGGTGCCTGCAGGCTGCTTCCACCCCATATTCTCActcctccagctgcaggtgCCATTGcacaggcttttttcccccttcttaaATAAATTATCCTAGAGATGCTACTGCCATTGCTGATGGCCCTGGCCAGTGGCAGCATTGGCTCTGTCCAACATAGGGGAAATTTCTGGTGGTTTCTCAGAGAAAGCTACGCAAATCAAATACAGTGACTAATAAGGCAAGAGTTAAGATTCAGAAacataaaaaaccccatgtGATGGGACGTCAAGCTTTTTCCCTAGCGTTCAAACCAACAAATTTTATGTAAAAGACGGAATGAGTAATGGATCAGGTGATTTGGCTGTTAGGAGAATATCTTTAGATTAGAACTGAAGATGTGTTTGGAAACTTGTGGCTTAGAGATCTATGTACAGAAATAAACCTgtgaaattaacttttttttatttactaaaACAATGCTAAGAAACAATCAAATTAGGAAGATACAAATTGTTGGTTAAAAGCATGAGGTATTAGATTTCTCGGAAGGAAAATCGTTCCAGAGCGTGGGGCCAGTTACACACAAGAGTGCTGCTTACTGAATTGTCTTTGGGGAGCTGACTGTGGAAATGTGTAAATTTCCTTGCTCTGTTCCATTTGCAGAAATTGACAAAATTGTATATTTCAGAGTATAATCAGTGAGAAGATGTGACATGACTGGAGAAGAGACCGAGAGATGTAAATGCTTTAAAAAGTTACagaaaaatcacaaaagagGTGAAACTGCAAGACGCTTTGTAAATATCTTGATTTAAGATCTTGTATACAATCTCGATGCTGTATACATCTTGATTTCTCTCTTGATTCAAGAGCACAATAAGCTGGTAAAATATATGTATGGCATCTAGAAGCATCACTTTAAGCGGCTCtgtctggcagcaggagcacttgATACGACACCTTGCCACAAGATGTTTATACAAAATCTTGTATACTGCATACAGCAATATACTTCTTCTGTATTCTCTATGTGTTCTTTGATCGATTTCTCAACGTAGGTAAACAAATCTAGCCTGGTATACCAAGGAGAAACGACGATACCGATTGCTGTATTATGGCAGCACCTAGAGGCCAAGCCAAGAATAAGGCGCACTGTTACACCAACACACAGCATGCCCCCATCTCAGACCTGTGCACAGGACAcacattttcttattttcttcctcGACTGCACCGCGAGGGGTGCAGGAAATGCTTCCAACACCACCCCGCAAACACAAGCCGGTCCCTCGGCTGAGCCGCTGCCCTCCATGCGGAAAGCAAGGGCCGAAGCGCGGCCCGAGCAGCATCGCCCTCAGGGTCGGGGCCACGCGCCCGCCCGGGAGAGGCTCGGAGGGTCCCGGGCCGCTTCCAGCAgggccccgcagccccgggcagCCCCGCTCCCCTTGCCCAGCACGGCCCGAGCCGCCGCGCTGCACCACCGAGGGGAGGCGGcgagggaaggaaggggaacGGGAGAGAAGGGCAGCGCTCTCCGCGCAGGTACCTGCCGAGCCGCTGCGGCGCAGGGAGAGGTCGAGGCCGGGCGGGGGGCTCAGCACAGCgcggcggggagcggcggggccgggcggcaCAGCCCGCCCCGGTGTGCGGGAGCTGCGGCCGCCGAGCGCCGCGGCCGAGGCTGCGGCGGCACCGCTCGGGAGTAGGATAACGGTGCCGCCGCCATCTTCCCGCCGCGCCATTCAaacccggccccgccccggccggcGGGAGGGCGGCCTCGGGAACCGGGAACGGACGGAGCAGGGAACCGAGCAGACCGGCAGGCCCGAGGCGTGCGGCCCCCGCAGAGTAGGGGCTGTCTGTGCAAAAACACCGGCGTTTGCGAGGCAGCGCTCCGAGCGTGTAGCAAGGCGTGTGGTAACGTGCGCTGTACCGGTGAAAGGCTGAAAATTCAATGAAGGGTCTGCTTCAACCAAACAAGGCTTACCTTGCACAGGAGAGGGCCCAGAGGACAAACAGCCTCGTTTGCTGTTTCTAATGTCTCTGACGCCAAAATGTTTCAGATTCTAAAAGACTAGGACTGGTTTTACCTCTCCTCAGCAAAGTGAATCTGAGGAGCAGTTCTACGAAAATCCTGCAGTACCCAAAGAATGCATGTCTTTGTCCATCACCCACAGAAGTGTTAAGAAGCATTATATCAAAAAACCAAAGGTTTTTCTAAGTCTTTTCATTTCAACTGAGGAAAGCATACTGATCTTTCCAAAAATAAGGACAGGAAAAGGGTGAACACTGCAAGCAGGAATATGAACACACACAATAATTTCCTTCCGGacactgctgctttgttttggatcacacacacacacacacacacacacacacacactctcctCTCAGAAAAGCTCTTCATGTTCTGTATCTCTTCAGAGAAATGGACCACAGCTTAGGAGGCTGACTTCACATGAAGCAGGACCAGTGGTCATCATCTAAAACACACATGCAGAAATTTCTGGCCCTTGAAGAAGAGCATATGCTCTCATTTCCATCATTAAAGCTTAAAATTAAATGGAAGGAAAATTCTTTAAGAATACTGCTGTCATTTCAGACATTTATATCTGAGTAAGTGTAAAGGATGGTCCAATGGAAGAGTCAACGTATTTTAATCGTCTTTAAATCAAGTAGCTCAAAAAATTTCTTTCATTGTTCAAGTTCTGTGTTTCAGAGCCCAAGCACCAGataaacacaacacacactttTCCCcaaaagcaattattttaatgaattgACACTAGGAGAATGCATCTATGCAGCTACTCTGTTGACCAAAAGTTAGATACATTAAAGGGAGGAGAGGCATACACAAATCCTCTGCTACAGGCTCTCACTGCAGGAAACAATTCCCACTGCAGACTAACCGTTTGCTGTATTCGTACTGcaaaaatattgaagaaaataaCTCGGTAAAGACTTCCACTTAGTAACAATATATATTTCAATTCTGCCAGAAAAAGACCAGAATAAGCATTGCTGATATTTAAAATGTTCACAGCATAAACAGGTTTCACTTCAACATGTAGTTTTACAGCTGCAGTATGAAATCTATTACTGCCTCATCACTTCATGTCCTCCCTACCTTTTTGAAAaagctatttaaaatatttaaggagACATCTATCTTCATTCtactcttctttctttcttttttttcaagggGGAAAAGACAGGTTTTGCTATCtaaaatttttaattcattAAAAATAGTTTACAAAATCTGAGGACACGCCTACTTTACCAAAGTAGGAAAAAGAGCTAACTAGCAACCAATCGAAGAATTTGGTTCCGCAAGTATGTGCACAGCTGGTTCATCAAGTCTCTGTTCTGTCCTTCAACCCAGTGCATTTCTACTACTACatcatttccttctttcttcacATTCATTAAACACTTGAAGAGAAACCCCCCACTAGTTTCTTTAGGGCCTGGCTCTTTTTCCACTGTCAGATTGCCAGCTTCCTCTGCAGGGCAAGGTTCCTCCTTCACATCACCAGGACCTTTCCCAAGCAATGTTTCTCCCTGCTTTGCTTCCACCTCCTCTTCCTTCACACGGTCACTGTGCTCTTCTTTGGCAGCAGATTCCTCTGGTTGCTCATCACCTGCTGTCATCTGGACATCCTCATCAGGTGCCATAAACCCCATTTCAGAGTCTTCAGCCTTGGGGTTTTCACAGTCTGAGTTGTTGCTCACGGTCTTCTGGCTGTTCTTTTCCTCCTCCATTGCTTGCAGAACATCCTCAGAAGCTCGAGGAAGTTCTCGTAATTGCCTTACTCTCTCTCGTTTCCTTCTCCTCAAATGAATCCAGGAGTTTTCAATGGCAGTCACAAAGAGGCTAATTTCCTCTTTTCCACATGGAACACGTTTATGCTGAACCTATTGCAGAAAACAGAATTTCATACAATCCTCTCAATGCTATGCTTTCAATTAGGACGTTGTTTTAACATCTAATACTTCATACTGTACCTTCAGATCAGTGAGAATCTTCTCCACCCAGGCTCTAACCACAGCAATAGCTTCTACAGCATCCCAGCCCATAGCTGCAGCTTTGACAGACAACTCTTTGACTGTAGAAGCCAAAACCATAAATGTAATTGGTTTTCGTGGTTTTTCTAGTTTTCTTCTTTTAGAGGGAGGTGactagaagaagaaagaaaagaattacaAGGCTATGCACTATTAGTGGGGTGACTTGTATTCAGAAGACTGTGAATCCTTAAGAGGATTAAGAGTGTAACATAAGGCACTAAGCAGTCATTCATTTGGCATGTGCTCCATTTCACCCCCAGGAGTTTCAGACTCAAACCAGCTAACAGGATCATGCACTTTATGCTAGCCTGATGGACAGAGGGAGTTTATCTTCAGGTATCAGGCAAAAAGCTTCATTTGTTCCTTTAAACTATGACCTCTCCATGAGCTGAGAAAGTGTGGCTGCTCTTGGGAATAGAGGCCAGCTGCCAATATCCACTTTTGATCCAACTGCACTGAAGGTTTACTTGCATCTTCCTTAAGATTTGTTATTGTCTATACCTATATTCAAATATACAAATATCCAGATCCAAAAAAGCAACTGGCTCACATTTAAGGTGAACAAGCTCCACTTACATTCATGTAGGCAAGTCTGAGTTAGACGTGGTCATACCTATTTGGTAACAGAATCCACATGTTAAATTAAAACTGAGTTCTCGGAGGGAAGTTTAAATTCAAATCCAGCCCCAAACTTagcatatttttattactaCTAAACAATCTGAGGTATGTTACAAATGATCCTTATTTTCACTGAAACCCACAGGAAGTTCCTACAACAGCTTCCTTTTTCCACCCTCAGCAGGGGTCACTCATGAATCACTTGTCACAACTGCTAACAGACTGGCAGCCATCTAAGAAATTCCACTGTCCATACAGCCCAGCACATCCAATATTCCAGTCTGAAGAAGAACAGTTTGTATCACAGTAGTTATAGCTCATTAGCCCTTCCTCAAGTAAGAGGCAGAGAAAATCACAAGCAAACCAGAATTAAGCTACTTACAGGTACTTGCACATCATCATAGAAACTCCAGGCCAGAGCCCATCTCATGGTGCGTCCCTGGCAGAATTCTGTGTGAGTGACTTTAGGGACCTATGCAAAGAAGGAATACAATATTTCAGATTAATAAACAACATTGTTTTACTGCACACATTTCCAAACAAGGCATATTTTCTCATTATACAAATGGAGATTCTTTCTGACGTGGCTCAGAGGTGTCAGGGCCCTTTCTCATTTCTCTCCTTTTACTAAGACTGAGGTGCAACAGTTCAAGGACACAGAAGGAAAATCAGGTATTTTGTATCTAGCTCAGCATCTGCTTTTGGTAATTCACCTTTCTGGGAATTTATTTCACCATGCATTCTCTTTCGTTCCACTGTACACACGGACAGATCTCACAATTATTCTCTTTGTATGGGAATTCGTGAAGAGAATGCTTCCTCCAGAGAGCCATCCAAAAGTCCTTTGCACAGCCCTCTTAAATGAGAATTTTAGTTGGTGCCAGAAttgaacacaaaacaacactgCCACTTAAATCATGTTACTATTTCTTTTATCAACCAAATTGCTAGAAagctagaatttttttttttttttactatagCCTTGTTAAGCtattttaaagcagaaacgctgaATCTTCTAGACTGAAGACATACTCCAACATGTGCTAAAGACAAAACTTTGGAGATAATATTTGCCAAATATCTGTCAGTTTTGAATCTACAACAGTTAAACCTCAGTTGTTTCCCTAACAAGGAACTGCAGTTCCTTTCTGTCATAAAAACTCCATGAAATAATTCAACAATAATTACCCACATACATTGAGGCATACTATATTCTGTATAGAACATAGGCAGGATATATAGGGACTCCAGGCAAACTCACCCCCTGGATTCGAAGTTCTTCTTTCAGCGGTGCCAAACTGCATTTCTTACCCAACATGCAACTGTACCATCTGCAAAGCACATTACAAAATTAAataccaaaacaacaacaacaaaaaatcacaCTTAATCATAGTGACTAGGACACAGTACAACAAAATTCAGAACAGAAGGTCCAAAGACAGACTGGAAAGGGAAATCTTTTTGAGCTTTTAAGAAATGCATTAGGAGTATTTAAGAAACAACACATGAACTAAAAGCAATCTTGTTTCAAAGAGTGACTTCAGTCGTGGGAAGATGTTATACCTTGCAAGAATTTGTTTCAGCTTCTCCACTTTCTTTGAAATAATGAATCAGAACAAAAAGAATAACCAACTATTGGCAAGTAATCATGCTCAAAAGCAAACATACTGACTatcatttgtgctccctcacaTCTTATCCAGGTTTCCATCATGTAACCCATATTTTATGAGgaaaatatcaggaaaaaaaaaggaaaaagttatTCTCCCACTTCTAGTGAAGCTTATCCTTCCACCCAGCTCCACATCTTCAGAATCTCCCAAACATTACTGCAGATGAAACTCTGTTCTCCATCCAAATTATTCAATTTTACAACCCCATCTTTCACATTTTTTGATGACTGATCAAAAAAAGTTTATTCATACATATAATGTATTGAAGTACAAAACTTAAGATTTCCCAGTTACCAACACTGGGAGAGTGAAAGCCTGATGATAGAGTCAGGAAACTGAAGACATGCCATCCATTTCAAAATAAGGTCAAAAGAAAGTCTCattatgggtttttttgcagcTTCTGCTCCCCCAAGACAGCATTCAGTACAACAGTGTCCTTTAGCAGGCAAAGCTGCAAGTTACCAAAATGCAGCCACGAAAAGATAGAAACTTTTAGGTAATCAACAGATAACTAAGCAGTATCATAAAGTCTCttccatcccaaaaatcctcaaagaTGAACCCTGATCTGTCTCTTATCAGGTACACATGCTAATTTGGCTGCAAGCTACAAATGTCACTTGTACAGGCTATTTTTTGTCTTCTGTCTTTAAGCAATAACTTCTAATTGCTGCTCAGGAACAACTGGGTGTGGAAGTATCATCAAACAAACTGAGCAGTTACCACTGGACCATAGGTACTAGAAATAACATTGTTACATGACTTCTGCCAAAGATGAAGATAAAAGGTgttagtttggggttttttgactGGAACAGAACACTTACCGTAACCTCTTTTTAAGTTGGAGACTATCATGAATAATTCTTTTGACAAATTCTAGTTCTCCTCCCTCAGCCATGATTTCTGTGATCCCTCCTGTATttacagagctgggagggggacGCCGCGGATTTCGAGAATTAACTCCCTggattaaaaaccaaaaacatttGACATGAACATTTAATGAAATGTTATGCTGCTTTGTACACTGCTTCCTATCCTAATCTTTAGGGGAAGCAAGCACCACCACCCCTACTTATCCTCCCCCCATCAGAACCATGGATAACAAAGATCCACTCAAAATAAACATACCTGAGTGAATTGCCCACAATCTCAAACCTAGGTAAGCTACTTGTCACACCAGGATTCTGCTAATATGAAATATGTGGTTCCAATACATGTAAGACATGCTAAGTGCATCTATGCAATTACAATAATGCATAATTAAATCTTAAACTTTCCCTTCTACTGCCCTGCATTATACATTTCTGACTATATTCAGTGGGTATTGCATGACCTGCATGATACCATCT contains:
- the METTL16 gene encoding RNA N(6)-adenosine-methyltransferase METTL16 isoform X1, which gives rise to MTFRDPMEPRWSLLRLSNGISLAAAAGAAPIVAAPGCPPRGRRALVRPAGPRCAPGAGPAGGRGCGRDPALPLLPALPGTSRHFPALPGPTWPSTSPCTPATATRTNPPTSPTWLASTPSSSSTCRPPWRAGLNFKDPEAVRALTCTLLKEDFGLTIDIPVERLIPTVPLRLNYIHWVEDLIGHRDADKQTLRRGIDIGTGASCIYPLLGATLNGWYFLATEVDDMCFNYAKKNVEQNNLSDLIKVVKVPQKTLLMDALKEESEIIYDFCMCNPPFFANQLEAKGVNSRNPRRPPPSSVNTGGITEIMAEGGELEFVKRIIHDSLQLKKRLRWYSCMLGKKCSLAPLKEELRIQGVPKVTHTEFCQGRTMRWALAWSFYDDVQVPSPPSKRRKLEKPRKPITFMVLASTVKELSVKAAAMGWDAVEAIAVVRAWVEKILTDLKVQHKRVPCGKEEISLFVTAIENSWIHLRRRKRERVRQLRELPRASEDVLQAMEEEKNSQKTVSNNSDCENPKAEDSEMGFMAPDEDVQMTAGDEQPEESAAKEEHSDRVKEEEVEAKQGETLLGKGPGDVKEEPCPAEEAGNLTVEKEPGPKETSGGFLFKCLMNVKKEGNDVVVEMHWVEGQNRDLMNQLCTYLRNQILRLVAS
- the METTL16 gene encoding RNA N(6)-adenosine-methyltransferase METTL16 isoform X2, which gives rise to MALNKSMHARNRYKDKPPDFAYLAGKYPEFQQHVQTTLAGRVSLNFKDPEAVRALTCTLLKEDFGLTIDIPVERLIPTVPLRLNYIHWVEDLIGHRDADKQTLRRGIDIGTGASCIYPLLGATLNGWYFLATEVDDMCFNYAKKNVEQNNLSDLIKVVKVPQKTLLMDALKEESEIIYDFCMCNPPFFANQLEAKGVNSRNPRRPPPSSVNTGGITEIMAEGGELEFVKRIIHDSLQLKKRLRWYSCMLGKKCSLAPLKEELRIQGVPKVTHTEFCQGRTMRWALAWSFYDDVQVPSPPSKRRKLEKPRKPITFMVLASTVKELSVKAAAMGWDAVEAIAVVRAWVEKILTDLKVQHKRVPCGKEEISLFVTAIENSWIHLRRRKRERVRQLRELPRASEDVLQAMEEEKNSQKTVSNNSDCENPKAEDSEMGFMAPDEDVQMTAGDEQPEESAAKEEHSDRVKEEEVEAKQGETLLGKGPGDVKEEPCPAEEAGNLTVEKEPGPKETSGGFLFKCLMNVKKEGNDVVVEMHWVEGQNRDLMNQLCTYLRNQILRLVAS